One genomic segment of Bacteroides caccae includes these proteins:
- a CDS encoding ABC transporter ATP-binding protein — MIKTEKLTKLFATEEVQTKALNEVTLQVEQGEFVAIMGPSGCGKSTLLNILGTLDSPTSGSYFFEGKQVDKMNENQLTALRKGNLGFIFQSFNLIDELTVCENVELPLIYIGVKANERKERVKKVLEKVNLLHRANHYPQQLSGGQQQRVAIARAVVTDCKLLLADEPTGNLDSVNGIEVMELLSELNAQGTTIIIVTHSQRDAMYAHRVIQLLDGQIVAENVNRPLGKNMSAKNETV; from the coding sequence ATGATTAAGACTGAAAAACTGACAAAACTCTTCGCAACCGAAGAAGTGCAGACAAAGGCATTGAACGAAGTCACTTTACAAGTGGAACAAGGGGAGTTTGTTGCTATAATGGGTCCTTCGGGATGCGGTAAGTCAACACTGCTGAATATTTTGGGTACACTCGATTCTCCAACTTCCGGCTCTTATTTCTTTGAAGGAAAACAGGTGGATAAAATGAATGAGAACCAATTGACTGCCCTCAGGAAAGGTAATCTCGGCTTTATCTTTCAGAGTTTCAACTTGATTGACGAGCTGACCGTATGTGAGAATGTAGAATTACCCCTTATCTATATAGGCGTCAAAGCCAATGAACGTAAAGAAAGAGTAAAGAAAGTACTCGAGAAAGTAAACCTGCTGCATCGTGCCAACCATTATCCACAGCAATTGTCCGGTGGACAGCAACAGCGCGTAGCTATTGCTCGTGCCGTAGTGACGGACTGTAAATTGCTTCTCGCTGACGAACCTACCGGAAATTTGGATTCGGTGAACGGTATAGAAGTAATGGAACTATTGAGTGAACTGAATGCTCAGGGAACTACTATCATCATCGTTACCCACTCTCAACGGGATGCAATGTACGCACACCGCGTCATTCAATTATTAGACGGACAAATCGTAGCCGAAAACGTCAACCGCCCACTGGGAAAAAATATGTCAGCTAAAAATGAAACTGTATGA
- a CDS encoding FadR/GntR family transcriptional regulator, producing the protein MKIEINQTTLIDQVEDSLLTYFKKNDLGRGDSIPNENSLAAELGVARSVVREALSRLKMMGLIHARPRKGMVLTEPSILGGMKRVIDPRVLSEETILDLLDFRIALEIGISTDIFRKITPKDIEELSEIVKMGIVFENNEYALISESAFHTKLYKITGNKIISEFQEIIHPILVYVKEKFKDYLKPINIEMSKSGRIATHADLLDFIKKGDEKGYRDAIERHFEVYKIFKVNRSQELMAEKAESEKVEGI; encoded by the coding sequence ATGAAGATAGAAATCAATCAAACAACGTTAATTGATCAGGTAGAAGACAGCCTGCTTACCTATTTCAAAAAGAATGATTTAGGACGCGGGGATTCTATTCCTAATGAGAATAGTCTGGCTGCAGAACTGGGAGTTGCAAGGAGTGTTGTCAGAGAGGCACTGAGCCGTCTGAAGATGATGGGGTTGATTCACGCACGTCCTCGTAAGGGGATGGTTCTGACAGAGCCTTCCATTTTGGGAGGAATGAAAAGAGTGATAGATCCCCGTGTTTTAAGTGAAGAAACAATTTTGGATTTGTTGGATTTCAGAATTGCACTTGAAATAGGAATATCAACTGATATTTTCCGTAAGATAACTCCTAAAGATATTGAGGAACTGAGCGAAATCGTAAAAATGGGAATCGTTTTTGAAAATAACGAATACGCGTTAATTAGTGAATCGGCTTTTCATACGAAACTATATAAAATAACCGGGAATAAAATCATATCTGAATTTCAGGAAATCATTCATCCTATACTTGTCTATGTGAAAGAGAAATTCAAAGATTATTTGAAACCTATAAATATAGAAATGAGCAAAAGCGGTCGGATAGCTACTCATGCTGATTTGCTGGACTTTATCAAGAAAGGGGACGAGAAGGGTTACCGGGATGCTATCGAAAGACATTTTGAGGTCTATAAAATTTTCAAGGTAAACCGAAGTCAGGAATTGATGGCTGAGAAGGCAGAAAGTGAAAAGGTAGAAGGTATATGA
- a CDS encoding ABC transporter permease: protein MIGNYWNSAWRNLMKRKRFSFINIFGLAIGMASALLILTYVTFEFSFDKMHTKYDHIYRVQSTFHEGEVLTDYWASSSFGYGSAMKENLAGIEDYTRIGSLLQPEQIVKYGELTLRENQIAYAEPSFFRLFDFELLKGDKKTCLSMPGQVVITERIASKYFKDEDPIGKIFIFTGAYDKISCEVTGVMKEMPSNSHIHYSFLISYKSLPKYMQEYWYKHEAYTYVLLDSPERKAEIEREFPVMAEKYKTDEALKNKTWGVSLIPLADIHLTPQVGYEAETKGNRSSMIALIFAAIAILAIAWINYINLTVARSMERAKEVGVRRVVGAFRKQLIHQFLFEALVMNLIAFVLAVGLIELVLPYFNQLVGRTVTFSVWLIDYWWILLILVFIVGIFLSGYYPALALLNRKPIMLLKGKFLHSKSGERTRKVLVIIQYMASMILLCGTLIVFAQLSFMRSQSLGVKTNQTLVVKFPGHTEGLNTKLEAMKKTIARLPLVYQVTFSGAVPGEEVATFLSNRRTNDALKQNRLYEMLACDPDYVDAYGLQVVAGRNFSEDYGDDVDKLVINETAVRNLGFTSNDEAIGELVNVECTDAPMQIIGVVKDYHQQALNKNYTPIMLIHKDKIAWLPQRYISIVMTSGDPRELVSQVHEIWNQYFADSSFDYFFLDQFFDHQYRQDEVFGVMIGAFTGLAIFISCLGLWVLVMFSCSTRTKEMGIRKVLGASRWTLFYQLVKGFFLLILIAVVIALPLAWFSMNAWLSHYAFRTDLKAWFFIMPVLLMLFISFITVAFQTIKIIMSKPARSLRYE, encoded by the coding sequence ATGATAGGAAATTACTGGAATAGTGCTTGGCGGAATCTGATGAAACGGAAAAGGTTCAGTTTCATTAATATATTCGGACTGGCGATTGGTATGGCATCGGCACTGCTGATTCTTACCTACGTGACTTTTGAATTCAGCTTTGATAAAATGCACACAAAGTATGACCATATCTACCGTGTGCAAAGTACGTTTCACGAAGGGGAAGTGCTGACCGACTACTGGGCAAGCAGCTCCTTCGGATATGGTTCGGCAATGAAAGAGAACCTTGCCGGAATAGAGGATTATACCCGAATCGGCTCCCTACTCCAGCCGGAACAAATAGTGAAATACGGTGAACTGACCTTGCGGGAGAATCAGATAGCGTATGCCGAACCCAGCTTTTTTCGCCTTTTTGATTTCGAACTTTTGAAAGGCGATAAGAAAACCTGTCTCTCCATGCCGGGGCAAGTGGTAATCACCGAACGCATTGCCAGTAAATATTTCAAGGACGAAGACCCTATCGGGAAGATATTCATCTTTACCGGCGCATACGACAAGATATCGTGTGAAGTGACCGGAGTGATGAAAGAAATGCCTTCCAACTCGCATATACATTATAGTTTTCTGATTTCGTATAAATCTCTGCCTAAATATATGCAGGAATATTGGTACAAACACGAGGCTTATACCTACGTCCTGCTTGACTCTCCCGAAAGGAAAGCGGAAATAGAGAGAGAATTTCCTGTAATGGCGGAAAAGTACAAGACGGATGAAGCCTTGAAAAACAAGACATGGGGAGTCTCTTTAATCCCTCTGGCAGATATACACCTCACTCCGCAGGTAGGATACGAAGCGGAGACGAAAGGAAACCGTTCTTCTATGATTGCCTTGATTTTTGCTGCTATTGCTATTTTGGCTATTGCCTGGATAAACTATATAAACCTCACCGTAGCCCGTTCAATGGAGCGTGCCAAAGAAGTGGGAGTTAGGCGGGTAGTGGGAGCTTTCCGCAAGCAGTTGATTCATCAATTTTTGTTTGAAGCATTAGTGATGAACCTGATAGCTTTTGTACTCGCCGTTGGCTTGATAGAATTGGTTCTTCCGTACTTTAATCAATTGGTAGGCCGTACCGTTACCTTCTCCGTTTGGCTGATAGATTATTGGTGGATTTTATTGATTCTTGTTTTTATCGTCGGGATATTCCTTTCTGGATATTATCCGGCATTGGCTTTGCTGAATCGGAAACCAATTATGTTGTTGAAGGGGAAATTCTTGCATAGTAAATCCGGAGAACGGACACGGAAAGTTTTGGTTATCATTCAATATATGGCTTCAATGATATTGTTGTGCGGCACATTGATTGTCTTTGCACAGTTGAGTTTTATGCGCAGCCAGTCTTTGGGAGTTAAGACCAATCAGACATTGGTGGTCAAATTTCCTGGGCATACCGAGGGACTGAATACGAAACTGGAAGCTATGAAAAAAACGATAGCACGTCTTCCGTTGGTATATCAAGTCACTTTCTCCGGCGCTGTGCCGGGCGAGGAAGTAGCGACTTTCCTTTCCAATCGTCGTACCAATGATGCTCTGAAGCAGAATCGCCTGTATGAGATGCTTGCCTGCGACCCCGATTATGTGGATGCCTATGGATTGCAAGTTGTGGCCGGAAGAAATTTCTCGGAAGACTATGGAGATGATGTAGACAAACTGGTGATTAACGAAACGGCTGTGCGTAACCTGGGCTTTACATCTAATGATGAGGCTATAGGGGAGTTGGTGAACGTTGAATGTACTGATGCCCCGATGCAGATTATCGGAGTAGTGAAAGATTATCACCAACAGGCATTGAACAAGAATTATACACCTATCATGTTGATTCATAAAGATAAGATTGCCTGGTTACCACAACGTTATATCTCTATCGTAATGACTTCCGGCGATCCTCGTGAATTGGTATCACAGGTGCATGAGATTTGGAATCAATATTTTGCGGATTCCAGTTTCGATTACTTTTTCCTCGACCAATTCTTCGACCACCAGTATCGTCAGGATGAGGTGTTTGGTGTAATGATTGGCGCTTTTACCGGTTTGGCTATTTTCATTTCCTGTTTGGGACTTTGGGTACTGGTCATGTTTTCATGTTCCACACGTACCAAAGAAATGGGGATACGTAAAGTTCTTGGGGCTTCCCGTTGGACACTCTTCTATCAGTTGGTTAAGGGATTCTTTCTGTTAATTCTGATAGCAGTTGTTATTGCTTTGCCACTAGCTTGGTTTAGTATGAATGCCTGGTTGAGCCATTATGCTTTCCGCACAGATTTGAAAGCATGGTTCTTTATTATGCCTGTATTGCTAATGTTGTTTATCTCATTTATAACAGTAGCTTTCCAGACCATAAAGATAATAATGAGCAAACCTGCCCGCTCTTTACGATATGAATAA
- a CDS encoding ABC transporter permease codes for MNYFSQVIRSQRVKKSLTLINITGLSVCIATALLIILYVWSELSYDSFHNTERVYRVESRLYEGKTLTDNWATTAYGHAPAMAREIAGIEKYVRVTAQDREQVVNYFDRRFAEAHYCYTEPAFFEIFSFPIIRGDKTGQLVRPNTVVLTESAANRYFDEEDPIGKVLTFSTPSSQQNFEVTGVIADMPVRSHLQYDFLLSYSTIPKERQDIWYIHGVYTYVRLMSGKCPEEIEEAFLNISDKYKTDALRHKTWAVELIPLKDIHLTPQKAYEKEVKGSRTAVLILLVMSVALLLIGWANALNLTVARFLERGREFGLRKAFGASRRQIIIQGLLESGFMNLLATLIALGWLELLLPLVYRWAGQSFGADILMLPAFWGIVAGVVVIGTFVVGFYPSWLMVTIRPSEIMRGKLLHGKRGNRIRKVLIVVQFLASFVLITGTFTVIRQVCYMQSEASVDSHSRMLVIKYPSFTEGLALRLESFTKRLKQRADVSHVTVSGAVPGVEVANYFTNRPYGSDPSQVKLIQMFAVDYDYLSAYMPAMICGRYFSEDFGGDLNRIVLNEEAVRLLGYESPEAALGQQVKMEVVGEPLEIIGVVKNYHQQSLSVAYKPIIFFMKERVPFIATPYISVRLTGEGEDSALKEIEQMYHEYFPTSLFSYFFLSDLNTFLYKSDRNFGWIFASASLIAIFVACLGLWIVTLFSTLSRLKEVGIRKVLGANKSSLFFILTKELMLLTILASAIGIPVSAVLMNGWLETYAFHISLPWWIYAVVFALLMLIAFLTVFQQVWRIICLKPMSILKYE; via the coding sequence ATAAATTACTTTTCACAAGTGATACGTAGTCAGCGGGTTAAAAAATCTCTGACACTGATAAATATAACGGGATTGTCTGTTTGTATTGCAACAGCATTGCTTATCATACTTTACGTATGGTCGGAGTTAAGCTACGATTCATTCCACAATACCGAACGTGTATATCGTGTTGAAAGCCGGTTGTATGAAGGCAAGACGCTGACAGATAACTGGGCGACTACAGCTTACGGCCATGCACCTGCAATGGCTCGTGAAATTGCAGGCATTGAGAAGTATGTCCGTGTAACAGCACAAGACCGCGAACAAGTGGTGAATTACTTCGACAGGAGATTTGCCGAAGCACATTATTGCTACACCGAACCTGCTTTTTTTGAGATATTTAGTTTCCCGATAATTAGAGGAGATAAGACCGGGCAACTGGTGCGTCCTAATACGGTGGTACTGACCGAAAGTGCGGCAAATCGTTATTTTGATGAAGAAGACCCGATAGGGAAGGTGCTGACTTTCAGTACGCCTTCATCGCAGCAAAACTTTGAAGTTACCGGCGTGATAGCAGATATGCCTGTTCGTTCCCATCTGCAATATGATTTTCTACTTTCATATAGTACGATTCCCAAAGAGCGACAGGACATTTGGTACATTCACGGAGTTTATACCTATGTCCGCCTGATGTCCGGAAAATGTCCGGAAGAGATTGAAGAGGCTTTTCTCAATATATCCGATAAGTACAAAACTGATGCCTTGAGACATAAGACTTGGGCGGTAGAACTGATACCGCTGAAAGACATTCATCTCACTCCACAAAAAGCTTATGAGAAAGAAGTGAAAGGGAGTCGGACTGCGGTTCTTATACTATTGGTGATGTCCGTTGCTCTGCTACTGATAGGTTGGGCTAATGCCTTGAATCTGACTGTGGCGCGTTTTTTGGAACGCGGACGTGAGTTCGGGTTGCGTAAGGCTTTTGGTGCTTCGCGCCGTCAGATTATTATCCAGGGACTTCTTGAATCAGGTTTCATGAATCTGTTGGCTACGCTGATAGCTCTTGGTTGGCTGGAACTCCTTTTACCCCTTGTTTATCGCTGGGCAGGGCAAAGCTTTGGGGCGGATATACTTATGTTGCCTGCTTTTTGGGGAATTGTAGCCGGAGTGGTTGTTATCGGTACGTTTGTTGTAGGCTTCTATCCTTCTTGGCTGATGGTTACTATACGTCCGTCGGAAATTATGAGGGGGAAACTGTTACACGGTAAACGCGGTAACCGGATAAGGAAAGTGCTGATTGTGGTTCAGTTTCTCGCTTCTTTTGTTCTGATTACTGGCACGTTCACAGTGATTCGGCAAGTGTGTTATATGCAAAGTGAGGCTTCCGTCGATTCTCATTCACGTATGTTAGTCATTAAGTACCCCTCTTTCACCGAGGGATTGGCACTACGTCTGGAAAGTTTCACCAAGCGTCTGAAGCAACGGGCAGATGTAAGCCACGTAACCGTTTCAGGAGCTGTTCCCGGGGTGGAGGTAGCCAATTATTTTACCAATCGTCCTTATGGAAGTGACCCTTCGCAAGTGAAACTGATACAGATGTTTGCCGTAGATTATGATTATCTATCTGCCTATATGCCCGCTATGATTTGTGGGCGGTACTTCTCTGAGGACTTTGGCGGTGACCTCAACCGGATAGTGCTCAACGAGGAAGCAGTCAGGTTATTAGGTTATGAGTCGCCCGAAGCCGCATTGGGACAGCAGGTTAAAATGGAGGTGGTAGGCGAACCGCTCGAAATTATCGGAGTGGTGAAAAACTATCACCAGCAATCGCTTTCCGTGGCTTACAAACCTATTATCTTCTTTATGAAAGAGCGAGTACCATTTATTGCAACACCTTATATTTCAGTCCGCTTGACAGGCGAAGGAGAAGATAGTGCTTTGAAGGAGATCGAGCAGATGTATCATGAATATTTTCCGACTTCTTTATTTTCTTATTTCTTTTTGAGTGATTTGAATACTTTCCTTTATAAATCAGACCGTAATTTCGGTTGGATATTTGCCAGTGCTTCTTTAATTGCCATATTTGTGGCATGTCTCGGTTTGTGGATTGTAACATTGTTTTCAACCTTATCGCGCTTGAAAGAAGTGGGTATCCGCAAGGTGCTCGGTGCAAATAAAAGCAGCCTGTTTTTTATCTTGACCAAGGAGCTGATGTTGCTCACTATATTGGCATCTGCAATCGGTATACCCGTATCAGCAGTGTTAATGAATGGCTGGTTGGAGACGTATGCTTTCCATATTTCGCTACCTTGGTGGATATATGCAGTCGTTTTTGCGCTGTTGATGCTGATTGCGTTCCTTACTGTTTTTCAACAAGTGTGGCGCATTATCTGCTTGAAACCGATGAGTATTTTAAAATATGAATAA